In Pungitius pungitius chromosome 2, fPunPun2.1, whole genome shotgun sequence, a single window of DNA contains:
- the pdzrn4 gene encoding PDZ domain-containing RING finger protein 4 has product MGCNLCTLQKREEHYKLLYDIAQVNGRNFSKVDHEEAVAEAIRRDPIVVQVLRRTPTRATAAVGHNHSGAPQDVCVVDVCTQTDITFEHIVALAKLRPATPPVPDICPFLLTDSCHSIHTMEHEFYECPEYLSNIPVEVERTEEYEYEEVELCRQNSLEKLGLTLCYRTDDEEDSGIYVSQVEPNSIAARDGRIKEGDRILQINGFEVQDQEKAVALLSTEEARSIILLVTRPEIQLEEEVWLDEEQHKLVEELKMEILEERRKQRGHTFDRGDQDLADEEMTTDTATCSSNNQDKDSGFGHSTDSPDHQPLLARLHRRSPAHCLRERWRADHPHSRRGTVVPQDTPSPRTVSKGHEGVISIRNGGGGVLGLENRFQQLLELKCQIRNGDECGVYSIRHSIECSVTEQGVDEDGIDGVGGGNGVEQELRMLNEELRSIELECQSIMQAHQLRQAHQLDPSQPLSSPGRSPKDGHKRQGRLADIHEYPERSDGDRIREKDTSSAYNTAESARSTPLGMDRSPDHSLNRHISITNQKNLRLASSTPSSPIPIVNPQVTHARERPADPGHVISSSPDQSNHSRSESDPALPADDERCDKKGRKRDSRRALPYGSYQTTPYQGQAGSRQLQSYMQLLQQHSSLEYSQSQLSLLSVCRDPVHRSGRPGEPRLEWKVKVRADGTRYVARRPARDRILRERALRIREERSGGMTTDDDAMSEMKMGRYWSKEERKQHLARAREQRKRREFMQKSRLECLKEGPASGAEGRKEVNILELSHKKMMKKRNKKILDNWMTIQELMSHGARVPESSKVHNAFLSVTTV; this is encoded by the exons GTGAACGGGCGCAACTTCTCCAAGGTCGACCATGAAGAGGCAGTGGCGGAGGCCATCAGGCGAGACCCCATCGTTGTCCAGGTCCTCCGACGGACCCCCACCAGAGCGACTGCCGCCGTCGGCCACAACCACAGCGGCGCGCCGCAGGACGTGTGCGTCGTGGACGTTTGCACGCAAACGGACATCACCTTCGAGCACATCGTGGCGCTGGCGAAGCTTCGACCGGCTACTCCTCCCGTCCCGGACATCTGTCCCTTCCTGttgacagacag CTGTCATTCCATCCACACCATGGAACATGAGTTTTATGAATGCCCAGAGTACCTGTCCAATATTCCAGTAGAAGTGGAGAGGACTGAAGAATATGAATATGAG GAGGTGGAGCTGTGCAGGCAGAACAGCCTGGAGAAGCTTGGGTTGACGTTGTGCTACAGGACCGACGATGAGGAGGACAGCGGCATCTATGTCAGCCAG GTGGAGCCAAATAGCATAGCAGCAAGAGATGGACGCATCAAGGAAGGAGATCGTATTCTACAG ATAAATGGCTTTGAAGTGCAAGACCAAGAGAAAGCTGTTGCCTTGTTGTCAACTGAAGAAGCAAGGAGCATCATTCTACTGGTGACAAGACCAGAAATCCAG ctggaggaggaagtatGGCTGGATGAGGAACAACACAAGCtcgtggaggagctgaagatggaaatcctggaggagaggaggaagcagaggggACATACGTTTGACAGGGGGGACCAG GATCTAGCTGACGAAGAGATGACAACAGACACGGCCACGTGTTCCTCCAACAATCAAGACAAAGACAGTGGGTTTGGTCACAGTACGGACAGTCCAGATCACCAGCCACTGTTGGCTAGACTCCACAGGAGGAGCCCAGCACATTGCCTGCGCGAACGATGGCGAGCAGACCATCCGCACTCAAGACGCGGGACTGTAGTGCCACAGGACACTCCGAGTCCGAGGACAGTCTCCAAAGGCCACGAAGGGGTAATCAGTATTCGCAATGGTGGAGGAGGGGTTTTAGGTTTGGAGAATCGCTTTCAGCAACTGCTGGAGCTCAAGTGTCAGATCCGGAATGGAGACGAGTGTGGGGTTTACTCCATTCGACACAGTATAGAGTGCAGTGTCACTGAGCAAGGAGTGGATGAAGATGGTATAGATGGTGTCGGAGGAGGCAACGGAGTGGAGCAGGAGCTGAGGATGCTCAATGAGGAACTGCGCAGCATCGAGCTTGAGTGCCAGAGCATCATGCAGGCGCATCAGCTCCGCCAGGCCCACCAGCTGGACCCTTCGCAACCTCTGTCCTCACCAGGACGAAGCCCCAAAGACGGACACAAGCGCCAAGGCAGGTTGGCCGACATCCACGAATACCCCGAGAGATCGGACGGCGACAGGATTCGGGAAAAGGACACCTCCAGTGCCTACAACACAGCGGAGAGTGCACGGTCCACACCGCTCGGAATGGACCGATCTCCCGATCATTCTCTGAATAGACACATCAGCATTACCAACCAGAAAAACCTGAGGCTGGCCTCCTCCACACCCTCCAGCCCCATTCCCATCGTCAATCCCCAGGTTACACACGCTCGTGAACGACCGGCAGACCCGGGCCACGTCATCTCCAGCAGCCCCGACCAGAGCAACCACTCCCGGTCCGAGTCGGACCCTGCTCTGCCTGCAGACGATGAGAGGTGTGAtaagaaagggaggaagagagattcCAGAAGGGCGCTTCCCTACGGTTCTTATCAGACAACCCCCTATCAAGGCCAGGCTGGATCCAGGCAACTTCAG AGCTACATGCAGCTACTACAACAGCACTCGTCCCTGGAGTATTCCCAGAGCCAGCTGAGTCTGCTCAGTGTCTGTCGAGATCCCGTTCACCGGTCGGGACGCCCCGGGGAACCCCGCCTGGAGTGGAAGGTCAAAGTGCGGGCTGACGGCACGCGGTACGTGGCCCGGAGGCCCGCTCGCGACCGCATTCTGAGGGAGCGGGCGCTGAGGATCAGGGAAGAGAGGAGCGGGGGCATGACCACTGACGACGACGCTATGAGCGAGATGAAGATGGGCCGCTACTGgagcaaagaggagaggaagcagcaccTGGCACGGGccagagagcagaggaagaggagggagttCATGCAAAAGAGCCGCCTGGAGTGTCTGAAGGAGGGGCCAGCCAGTGGTGCCGAGGGCAGGAAAGAGGTGAATATCTTGGAGCTCAGTCAcaagaagatgatgaagaaaCGAAACAAAAAGATCCTGGATAACTGGATGACCATCCAGGAGCTGATGAGCCATGGTGCTAGAGTGCCAGAGAGCTCCAAAGTACATAACGCCTTCCTATCTGTCACAACTGTGTAG